gagatgagatCCTCCTCAGGTACGATGAGATGGGAGCAGGGGTTTGGAGATGTGCACTTGGAAACTGGATTCCTCTGGTCTCAGCACTTTCCTGAGTATTTCTTTTGCGGGGAACACGGGAGTGTGATAGTCCTCCAGCTCAGAAAGCTGCCAGCACAAGGCAGCTGAGTCGAGGGCTGATGGACCGACCGGCTGTCCTCCCTCTGCACTAAGGGACAGTCCCTTTGCCTGTCAAGACCCACAAGGTTTCACTGGGAGTGCAGCAGGAATGCCAAAGATTTCTGCCTTAAAAACACTCCTCAGGTGTGGTGGGACAActagaacagaagaaacaaaccaaaatcccctcagctctgctctgccctcagGTGAATTGGGAGCAACAATGCTGAAATCACCTTGATATCAAAAGTGGATTTAACCTGAGATCACCCATGTTCCTATTTACCTGTAACTGTAGGGCAGGATTGACTCCTCCAGAGCCCACAGCAGAGCCCCTGGCTCCCTAGGGCACCCTCAGCCAGCACCAACCACAGCTCCTGCAAGGGACCTGCCAGAGATCTTCCTAGAAAAGTGAGAGGAAGTCTAGGAGGATTCTATGAGAAACTGAATCGATTTTGCTCAGATAGATCTGTCCCAAGTTACTGATGCATTTTCCTCCTTGGACAGGCTCCCATtcccaggggaagaaaatatccaacagcagctccatCACAGAGTTCTTCCTCCTGGCCTTTGCAGAgacacgggagctgcagctgttgcacttctggctcttgctgggcatctacctggctgccctcctgggcaatggcctcatcatcaccatcatagcctgcgaccaccacctccacacccccatgtacttcttcctcctcaacctctccctcctcgacctgggctccatctccaccattctccccaaagccatggccaattccctgtgggacaccagggccatctcctacaCAGGATGTGCTGCCCAGGTCTTTTTCTATCTCTTCTTGATTGTAGgggagtattttcttctcactgtcatggcctatgaccgctacgttgccatctgccaacccctgcactacgggaccctcctgggcagcagagcttgtgtccacatggcagcagctgcctggggcagtggctTTCtccatgctgtgctgcacactgccaatactttttccctacctctctgccaaggcaatgtcctgcacccgttcttctgtgaaatcccccacatcctcaagcTCGCCTGCTCACACTCCTACCTCAGGGAAATTCGCCTTGCTGTGGTTAGTGCCTGTTTActttttgggtgttttgttttcattgtggtgtcctatgtgcagatcttcagggccgtgctgaggatcccctctgagcagggacggcacaaagccttttccatgtgcctccctcacctggccgtggtctccctgtttgTCAGCACTGCCATCGTTGCCCACCTGAAggccccctccatctcctccccatggcTGGACCTGGTGGTGACTGTTCTGtattcggtggtgcctccagcattgaaccccctcatctacagcatgaggaaccaggagctcaaggatgcccTATGGAAACTGGCCGAACGGATGCTGTTTCACCGACAATAACTTGCCTCCCCTGCTCTGCGCATTTCCCTGAGGCCAAGagcctgcttttttctcttgtcaTAATCGTACCTATAGATCATTTTCTGGGCTTCTACTACTTGTCTTGAAGTTTCATCCAGTTGTTTCTGACCCTTGTACAACACTGGATCAGATGTGGCCTGTCCAATAGCAGCTCTGCAATCAAAGGGCATCTCCCACGTGCAGTGCCTGAAGGCTGAGCTCTTCCTCCAAAGGTGCTGCCAATAAAATGTCCACGGAACTGgtcttttaaagagttttgtcTCTTTGTGTTCTCCCTGTGATTGGGGTTAAGCTCACGGTACCTTGGGGTTCCATTGAACTGAACGTTGTGGTTTTAAAGGCTCTCTTTGTGGTGTCCAGTGGCAGTGGAGATGGGGCATGGGCTCCCAATTCCCTCCTCAGGCTGCTTCACGTATGACAGGACTGATGGCacatacagaaatgaatgtggagggatggggaggggatggggactTGCCATGTGCCTTGGGCTGGGAGGGAATAAAGCCTCAGAAGGTGAAACCCCTCAGAGGTGATGTCCCCCAAAAGTAAAGCACTGAATCGAGGTATGCACACAGAAGGACTCTGAAGTGGCATGGGAGTGAGGGGGGAGcacccagagctctgcagcaccctggggtgggcagtgtggtggggccagggcagagtgggctgctgggcttggctgggctgggcagaatgcaggggaggtggggagagctggggaggggctgggctgggcaggaaagtgtctggcagaggaaaacaccCGTGGAGAACTCAGCTGTGTGAGCGTGCAAAGTGAGGGCAGGGTGCTCACAGTGCAGAGCCAGGCCTCATGGtgaaggacagacagaagagAGGGGCCTGGTCTGTGCCGTCTTCCCTGGACACCCCAGGGAAGCTGTCCCAGGGCAATTTTCCCTGAGCACCCCACACACCGgccatttccagctctggccATACACCCCAGCCCTGAGGAGGGACCTTTGCGGCATGGACACCCCTGTTCTCCTCTGGGGCTCTCTGATACCCAGCTCCACTGCcattagtaatgaaaagaaaaccagtttccTACTGACACTCCTTACAAACCAAGTCCCAGAGCTCTTGCCACTGCTGGTCTCTCAGCCAAGCCCGTTCTCAGACACCTCCAGCTAGATCAGGTGCTCACGGCCGTGTCGTGACATGTACCGAAAATCTCCATTCTTTGAGCTCCCACCAACTGGCCTGGGTCCTTGCTCTGGTGTGGGGCTCTGAGGGATTTCTCAAaactcagctctctcagcctccccttgcCCACAATGTGCTCCAGGCCCCAACCATCCTTCTGGCCTCTGCAGGACTCGCGCCACTCTGTCAGGGCCTgccttgtgctggggagccccagaTTGCATGCAGCAGGCCTGATGCGCTCCTGTGCTGGGTTAACTTtgagcagcagccacccagccacccagctgctccctcactctccctcctcaaaacaacagcacaaagggaggaaaaaatagagaaaagcttATGGGtcaaggtaaagaaaaggagagcacTGAGCCCTTACTGTCATTGtcatcacttaccaattactgggCAAAGAAGAGTTGACTTGGGGAAGATCAATTTAacttattgccaattaaaaaaaaagctgtggattGTGCGAAactctaacaaaaatattacagaccATTCCTCCACGCCACTCCTTTTTCCCAAGCTCAGattactccttcattcccaacacTTCTACTCACCCAACCCCAAGacaaggagggggagggatggggaatgggggttacagtcagcacagaacatctctgccgctccttcctcacacttttcccctgctccagcttgcgTTTTCTCCACGGGATCCCACCATATTTGTGGCCAAGGCTATGTGGGGTTCATGTCTTTCTgtcttacttttctcctttatacTCACAGAATGATGGAActgttgagattggaagggacctctggatgtCATCTAGCTGAAGGCCTCAGCTGAGGCAGGGTCAGCCACAGCAGCTTGCTCAGCGCCTTGTCTAGCTGGGTTTCGACTATCTCCATGGAGGTacactgcacaacctctctgggcaatctgttccagtgatTGACAGCCCTCACAGTCAAATAGTGTTTTCTTGGGCTCAGATGGGATTTGATAGACATGACTAAGATCTCtccaagccttttcttctctaccCTGAACAGTGCCCCAtatctcagcctttcctcttaggaaagatgctccagtcccttaaacCAGCTTTGGGGCCCTTTGCTGCACTTGCTTCAGTGGGTCAACAAGTTGGCTGtactgggcagcccagcactcaacacagcactccagatggggcCTCAGCAGTGccgagcagaggggaagggccACCTCCCTCCATCTGCCACCAGTGCTTTTCCtaacgcagcccaggaggctgttggcctttgCCGCAGGGCTGCATTGATGGCCCATGCTCAGCTGCTTGTCCTCGCTGCAGGAGGACcccaaggtccttctctgcagagctgctctctagCCGGTCGGCCTCCAGCATGATGGCCACAGGGTGGCTGGATCACAGGCTGTCCTCCCGCAGGGACTTTCTCAGCAGCACCTTGTCCTTCTTGGACAGCAGCTTCCCCTCTGTCACAGGGCCCCACACAGTGCTGCAGAGTCACCTGGGAcagcaaagccctctcctgccagggctgcacagcccaggccTGTTGCTCTCGGGCCTTGGGgactgcagcttttgctctccttgTGGCAACCTCCTTCCTCATTCTCTTGCCACCTGCCATCCCCTCCAGCATGCctctgctgggaagcaaagCCTTGCCACCCAGGGGTCGAGTCCGTGGGTACCAGGTTTCCACGTGACAAGTCTGCCCTTGGCCCTGCTGCCCTAtctgaggtgctgcagcccaaatGTGCACCAAAGCCCACAACCGGGGGCACAGACAGCAGGAGCCTCGTGCGCCATCACAGAGCTGGGACatcaggggaaggagagctgaggtGGGGAAGGACAGCTCCCATGGCTTTTGTGGTGGATGGAGATACAGCGCCTTTAGGAGAGACCGACGGGGAAGGTGAGAAGTGGGGGATGCCCTGTGTGATTTCAGGGCAGCTCAGATAAATGGAGGTTCTCTGTGGGACAGGCAACAGGTGAGGTGGGAGCTTTTGTGGGGGTCAACTTCAAAACGGGCCATCCACTCTGATGCTCACCTGGACCTGGTACTCCCAAACGAGGAAGAGCTGGTCAGGGATGTGAAGACCAGTGTCAGCCTTGGTGGTAGGGACTATGAAATTGTGGTCTCCCAGATTCCCAggaaatggggaaggagagtCGCAGAGCACAGACCCTGGACATGAGGGCATGAGAACTTGGCCTGTTGAGGGCACTGGCAGGTGGGATCCCATGGGGGCagtgtcagggccctgacaccATCCATAGGCCTTCATGGCCCTGACCAGCATCACCTGCGGCCTCCACTCACCCCTCTGTCCATGGGCCCAGCAGACCATTGAAGCCAGGCCTCAGTTTCAGCCCCACCTTGGTCTCTGCTggagctctcctgctctccagacaCAGCCAGAGACACAGCCTTGCCTGCCATGGACTTTGTGGATTCAGCCTTGCACACTCACTTCCCACCTTGGTTCTTTCTTGGGGGTCCACTGCAATGACACTGTGGCCCTGCCAAGTGCCAGACCCCAGCTCATTCACAGAGCCCTAAgggcctttctgctgcctttcctcctgtcccttgctcagggtttgggaggagagaaaggaagagcaggtgagGTTTGTGGGTGCCAATGATtgagctggggagcagagccatCACATCAGAAATGATCTAAAGGCTATGCTAGTTCTAAAGTgttctcttcagctcctttcttgGAGG
This sequence is a window from Gymnogyps californianus isolate 813 unplaced genomic scaffold, ASM1813914v2 HiC_scaffold_31, whole genome shotgun sequence. Protein-coding genes within it:
- the LOC127028275 gene encoding olfactory receptor 14J1-like: MYFFLLNLSLLDLGSISTILPKAMANSLWDTRAISYTGCAAQVFFYLFLIVGEYFLLTVMAYDRYVAICQPLHYGTLLGSRACVHMAAAAWGSGFLHAVLHTANTFSLPLCQGNVLHPFFCEIPHILKLACSHSYLREIRLAVVSACLLFGCFVFIVVSYVQIFRAVLRIPSEQGRHKAFSMCLPHLAVVSLFVSTAIVAHLKAPSISSPWLDLVVTVLYSVVPPALNPLIYSMRNQELKDALWKLAERMLFHRQ